Genomic segment of Geminocystis herdmanii PCC 6308:
CAACACCATAATATTAATCATGATGTGTGCGGTAAGTTGATTGTTGCCTGTCAAGAAAAAGAATTGCCGTTGTTAGAAAATTTATATCAACGGGGATTAGCTAATGGTATTGCTGTAGAAAAAGTATCTTTAGCCCAAGCGAAGGAAATTGAGCCTTATTTAACTTGTTTGTCTGCGATTCGAGTGCCTACAGCTGGAATCGTTGATTATAAGCAAGTAGCTCAAAAATACGCTGAAATCTTTAGGGAGAAAGGGGGAGAGATAAAATTTAATACTAAAGTAGTTGAGATTAAATCCTCTGAAAAAGAGCAAATTTTAATCACAAATCAAGGGGAAATTAATACCAAATTTTTGATTAATTGTGCTGGTTTATATAGCGATCGAATCGCCAAATTAGGAGGCATAAATCCCGAAATGAAAATTATCCCCTTCAGAGGCGAATATTACGAATTAAAGCCCGAAAAACGCTATTTGGTGAAACATTTAATCTACCCTGTACCTAACCCAGATTTTCCATTTTTGGGAGTACATTTTACTAGATTAATTGATGGTAACATTCACGCTGGTCCTAATGCTGTGTTAAGTTTAAAACGAGAGGGCTACAAAAAAACAGATTTTGATTTAAAAGAATTTTGGGAAATTGCTACTTATCAGGGGTTGTGGAAATTGGTCAGTAAATACTATGCTGAAGGTATAGAGGAGATAGTTCGATCGATCAGTAAAAAAGCCTTTGTTCGTAGTTTACAAGCTCTTATCCCCGAAGTGCAAGAGGATGATATTATTGCTTCTCCTGCAGGAGTCAGAGCGCAAGCGCTGAGAAATGATGGTAAATTAGTAGAAGACTTTTTCCTTTTGCCCACGAAAAACGCGCTTCATGTGTGTAATGCCCCCTCCCCGGCGGCAACTGCTTCCCTCGAAATTGGGAAAGCCATTTGTAATGAGATAGGAAAGGGAAGTTAGAAATTAGAAAAAGTGAGGATAATCACTTATCATAAA
This window contains:
- the lhgO gene encoding L-2-hydroxyglutarate oxidase; this encodes MIYDYAIVGGGIVGLSTSIALQEKYPEKKIILVEKESHCASHQTGHNSGVIHSGIYYKPGSYKAILTRKGNAEMVKFCQHHNINHDVCGKLIVACQEKELPLLENLYQRGLANGIAVEKVSLAQAKEIEPYLTCLSAIRVPTAGIVDYKQVAQKYAEIFREKGGEIKFNTKVVEIKSSEKEQILITNQGEINTKFLINCAGLYSDRIAKLGGINPEMKIIPFRGEYYELKPEKRYLVKHLIYPVPNPDFPFLGVHFTRLIDGNIHAGPNAVLSLKREGYKKTDFDLKEFWEIATYQGLWKLVSKYYAEGIEEIVRSISKKAFVRSLQALIPEVQEDDIIASPAGVRAQALRNDGKLVEDFFLLPTKNALHVCNAPSPAATASLEIGKAICNEIGKGS